A single genomic interval of Microbulbifer variabilis harbors:
- the ampD gene encoding 1,6-anhydro-N-acetylmuramyl-L-alanine amidase AmpD, translating into MKYQVDSGWLSGVRRVPSPHCNSRPDNCPVDLLVIHSISLPPGQYGGPYIDTFFLGQLDIDAHPYFTEIAALQVSAHLLIDRDGIVTQYVPLDRRAWHAGKSEFRGRSNCNDFSIGIELEGLDTDIYTDAQYLALAEVTRAIMQAYPGIGVDKITGHSDIAPGRKLDPGPGFDWQRYLGHVKKVAE; encoded by the coding sequence TTGAAATATCAAGTGGATTCCGGCTGGTTATCAGGGGTGCGTCGTGTTCCCAGCCCACACTGCAACAGCCGGCCGGATAACTGCCCTGTAGACCTACTGGTGATTCACAGCATAAGCCTGCCCCCTGGTCAGTACGGTGGCCCTTATATTGATACGTTTTTCCTTGGGCAGTTGGACATTGATGCCCACCCTTACTTCACGGAAATTGCCGCTTTACAGGTTTCTGCCCACTTGCTTATCGATCGCGACGGCATCGTCACTCAATATGTGCCTTTGGACCGGCGAGCCTGGCACGCGGGCAAGTCGGAGTTTAGGGGGCGCAGCAACTGCAATGATTTTTCCATTGGTATTGAGCTGGAGGGCCTGGATACGGATATTTATACCGATGCTCAGTATCTGGCGCTGGCAGAAGTTACCCGAGCGATTATGCAGGCTTATCCAGGGATAGGAGTCGATAAAATTACCGGGCATTCTGATATAGCTCCTGGGCGCAAATTAGACCCGGGCCCAGGCTTTGACTGGCAGCGCTATCTGGGGCACGTAAAAAAAGTCGCCGAGTAA
- the ampE gene encoding regulatory signaling modulator protein AmpE: protein MTLLIILLTLGLVQIWGSGAPLHRDHWFDRWSTHIEGLSPLQGKEGLLIGFSVLPPVLVAALAMAFAQSFAGALGGLLLGVPLLLYCLGRGNFNETLSAYLRNWYRGDFNGAAEAARPLLREIHESAAEGGRLHEQVFRGAAYSAFERLFAVLFWFILLGIPGALLFRLSALYAERARGTEREAVAARWLWLLEWVPVRLMGLSFAIVGNFAGCYRAWRQCLMCRERDTDQVLESYLEGALGGIDASECSASADLSHIQRQSGAEIEGLQALLSRSLLLWITALALTVLFF from the coding sequence ATGACCTTGCTGATTATTTTATTGACCTTAGGTTTGGTACAAATTTGGGGATCGGGCGCGCCTTTACATCGCGATCACTGGTTCGATCGCTGGAGTACCCACATCGAGGGGCTTTCCCCGCTACAGGGAAAAGAAGGCTTGCTAATCGGATTTAGCGTCCTGCCGCCGGTTCTGGTGGCGGCGCTGGCAATGGCTTTTGCCCAATCTTTCGCTGGGGCTTTGGGGGGGCTTTTGCTAGGGGTCCCTCTATTGCTCTATTGCCTGGGGCGTGGAAATTTTAATGAGACTTTGAGTGCTTATCTGCGCAACTGGTATCGGGGTGATTTTAACGGGGCCGCCGAAGCGGCACGCCCCCTGTTGCGGGAAATTCACGAGAGTGCCGCCGAGGGCGGACGTTTGCATGAGCAGGTATTTCGCGGAGCGGCCTATTCCGCTTTCGAGCGACTTTTTGCCGTTTTGTTTTGGTTTATCCTGCTGGGTATTCCGGGGGCGCTGCTGTTTCGCCTGAGCGCTCTTTACGCGGAGCGTGCTCGGGGAACCGAACGAGAGGCTGTGGCCGCGCGCTGGCTGTGGTTGCTGGAGTGGGTGCCAGTAAGGTTGATGGGGCTAAGTTTCGCCATTGTCGGTAACTTTGCCGGCTGTTACAGGGCCTGGAGGCAGTGCCTGATGTGCCGGGAACGGGATACTGATCAGGTTCTCGAATCCTATTTGGAGGGGGCCCTGGGAGGGATTGATGCCAGTGAGTGCAGTGCCTCTGCAGATCTCTCCCATATCCAGCGCCAGAGTGGTGCGGAGATCGAAGGTTTGCAGGCGTTACTATCCAGGTCCCTACTGCTGTGGATTACCGCACTGGCACTTACTGTCTTGTTTTTCTAA